In Dysgonomonadaceae bacterium zrk40, one genomic interval encodes:
- a CDS encoding zinc-binding dehydrogenase, translated as MKTRAVRLYGKKDLRLEEFELPPIKEDEILAKVVSDSICMSSYKASSQGTDHKRIPDDVAANPIIIGHEFAGELLEVGAKWADKFKAGDKFSIQPALYYENGPVGILSAPGYSYKYIGGDATYVVIPNEVIEQDCLLPYHGEGYYPASLAEPLSCVIGAMHANYHTTPGSYQHKMEIVEGGNMAILAGVGPMGLAAINYVLNREDRKPSLLVVTDVDQARLDRAASIYTVAFAAARGIDLRYVNTGKMADPVKELKLISGDHGYDDVFVFAPVKPVVEQGDAILAFDGCLNFFAGPGDPNFSAMLNFYNVHYAYTHIVGTSGGNNDDMKEALEIMGSGLDPAGLVTHIGGLDAVIDTTKHLPEIPGGKKLIYTHIDMPLTPIADFEKLGEKSELFRKLAEICNRNNGLWSVEAESYLLNFFEKN; from the coding sequence ATGAAAACAAGAGCTGTACGATTATACGGTAAGAAAGATCTCCGATTGGAGGAATTTGAACTACCCCCGATCAAAGAGGATGAAATCCTTGCAAAAGTGGTATCCGATTCCATCTGCATGTCCTCCTATAAGGCATCTTCACAGGGTACCGATCACAAACGAATCCCGGATGATGTGGCGGCTAACCCGATTATCATTGGACATGAATTTGCCGGAGAGTTACTTGAAGTGGGAGCCAAATGGGCCGACAAATTCAAGGCGGGTGACAAATTTTCCATACAGCCTGCATTATACTACGAAAATGGTCCGGTGGGAATTTTAAGTGCTCCCGGATACAGTTACAAATATATCGGCGGTGATGCCACTTACGTGGTGATTCCAAACGAAGTAATAGAACAGGATTGTCTGTTACCCTATCATGGCGAAGGCTACTATCCCGCATCGCTGGCAGAACCACTCTCCTGCGTGATTGGTGCCATGCATGCCAATTACCATACTACCCCGGGAAGTTATCAGCACAAGATGGAGATCGTGGAGGGTGGCAATATGGCCATCTTGGCAGGGGTAGGTCCCATGGGACTTGCAGCCATTAACTACGTGCTCAACAGAGAAGATCGCAAACCTTCACTACTAGTTGTGACCGATGTAGATCAGGCCCGTCTGGACCGAGCAGCATCCATCTATACGGTGGCTTTTGCCGCTGCAAGAGGAATTGACCTGCGCTATGTGAATACCGGAAAGATGGCCGATCCGGTAAAAGAGTTGAAGTTGATAAGTGGTGATCATGGTTATGATGATGTTTTTGTCTTTGCACCCGTGAAGCCTGTGGTGGAGCAGGGGGATGCCATTCTGGCGTTCGACGGCTGTCTCAATTTCTTCGCCGGTCCCGGTGATCCCAACTTCAGCGCCATGCTCAACTTCTACAATGTGCATTACGCCTACACCCATATCGTAGGTACCAGTGGTGGCAACAATGATGACATGAAGGAGGCACTGGAGATCATGGGAAGCGGCCTTGATCCTGCGGGACTGGTCACACATATCGGGGGACTCGATGCGGTGATCGATACCACTAAACACTTGCCTGAGATTCCGGGTGGGAAGAAACTGATTTATACCCATATTGATATGCCGCTTACTCCCATTGCCGATTTTGAAAAGCTGGGAGAAAAGAGTGAGTTGTTCCGTAAATTGGCTGAGATCTGCAATCGCAATAACGGGCTTTGGAGCGTGGAGGCTGAATCCTATTTGCTCAACTTTTTTGAAAAGAACTAA